The following nucleotide sequence is from Pseudochaenichthys georgianus chromosome 17, fPseGeo1.2, whole genome shotgun sequence.
GGAAATGATGTTGATTAACCATAAAATACATGATGGGATGTTCCATTCAAGCAGCTGTGCTGTGGTGTACTTTGAACACATCGAGGACGTTTTACAAGGAGATACGGATTGAAAAGATAAGGCTGGCAGACGGCAACAAAGCCTCACCAACCAAAGACATGTGTTTAaaacttgtgtttgtgttttccaCCAGGTAAAAAGCAAGGATTTGAAATTGTTCATGACATATTGTCTCAAACGTTTATCTAACTtttttgacaaaaaaaaaaaaaagtgaatcaCTTGAAAGAACAAGATACTGAACCAGTAACTCAAcggtttaaatatgaaataactTTAAATCAAAACATGCATATTTCAGAGTAGCCCGTGATATTTTGTTCTTACTGTCATATTAATCACTCAATAAAAATCAAAGCATGAACAAAATCTTCTTCTATTTCTATAAAGTGTTGCATTTCTAAACATTTCTTGCATGTTATTCTGGGTTGATTTCCTTGATTTGTTACCATGataaccaaataaataaataaatacattacatacccctgcacacacccacacagacagacagacatgcaTTCACACCTTGAGAAGAAACTGGGGGTCCGAGTCAGAAATGTCCTTGGCCAGGTTTTTGATCTTGGTCCAGACGCTCTCCTCTGAGTCCCAGTCCTTCTGACCCGGAGCCTTGCTCTTATTCACCAGCGAGCAACACACCAGGTTCAGCAGGAGATACTGAGGAACGGAGAGACAGACGATGAAACATCTCTCTGCAGAGTTAAAGTCACATAGATAAACATATCAAATAAGCACGCAGGTATATGCCATGTGCAACATTTCTATGATTTCCTCCTACCTTGTTATCTTTCAGCTCCTCTTCAATCATTTCCTTTGCTCCATCAATCTCAGCAAATTCCTCCTGTTTGAGGACCATAGTTGGTTCAAGTTCCTGGCTGTCCAACTCTATTCCAAGAACAGGTATTTCCATGGCTGTCCCCTCATCCTCTACCTCTTGTTCTTCAGACAACACATTGTCTTCCTCAGAATACTGCAGATGTGGAGACAAAtgtcaaaacaagaataccgctCACTGGGATGCATCAACAATGTTGTCAAAGAGCATACCAGGTACTTTCATTTTATACTTAGACTAATGAAACACAGAAGTAAAATAAATGAAGAATATCTCATGTACCACACTTGAGTCTTCCGAAGAGGACTGCGTCACTTCCGATGATTCCTCCATGGCTTCATCAGCTCCATCGTCCCTGCTCTGTTCTCCACCCAGAGGAGGGAGGAATGAAGAAGCAAAGCATTTAGGCAGAGCGCTGCTTGCCAGGGACTTTGAGAGCAGAGAGTCATTACGGAGAGATGTAGAGGAGGTGAGGGGGAAAGAGAGGCCGAAGGAATGGCTAGTAAGGAGCTGGTTCACGGTGCTGAGGAGGGGAGAGGTGAAGGAAGGCGAGAAGgaagagggggagagaagggaggaggaagtggaacacAGGAAGGAGGGCTGGAGAGAAGGTTTGAGCATCAGTGTGGAGGCCAGTAGCTTATTCTCCAGATTTGGAGGAGCGTAGTTGGAGGACAAACTCCGCCCACAtgtggcctgctgctgctctccttgGGCGACATGTGTCTGATGCAAAGTCAGTGCCTCCATACCTGCAAATAAATCAATCAGAGGGTCAAAGGCTgctacaaacacacaccctcccaatCCTACATGGCATTAAGTCCTGAAAGAAGCAACTCGGCAGCATTCCTTCCACTGTTTGAACAAGGTTTGTACTACTGCAGTTTAGGGTGTGTTGTGCCactgaatgcattgataacataAGATAAAAACAAGGGAACAAAGTCTGGAAACATTCAGCAGAAAGCCCAAGAGTTTCATAAGACTCCATGGCCACCATAatgcatgtataaataaaacaaaaataccaAGAAGTTTCAGGTTGTTCAAGAGCTAAGTTAGTAAAGTACTGTTGTAAATATATTCATAAAAAGTATAAAGACACAAACTGCGTAGAAACCAGGCATGTAACTATCAAAAACAAAAACTATATCGCCACTGCAATATCCAGACAGCCAATGCTTTTAAGTGCAATACATAACATTTGTAGTCAACATTGTTCCTACAGGCCTACTGTTTTGTATACAGGAATAGTTTTAATCGGCGTGGTAGTAAGCGTAAACACACCCAGACTTAAAGCAGAAACTCACCGGGAAAAACTGAATGTCAACTCCCCAGACACACGTATCTTCTTGTGTATAATGTCACCGTTTAATATTACTGCGAAGTGACAGTGAATTTCTGAAGCCTAGAAAGCTTAAATGACTGGTTTACTGGAAATGATCACATCCGAGTAGCTGCCTCTGAGACGTAGAACATTGAGAGCGCTGATTGGTCGAATTTCTTTACCGTAATAACGCCTGTATCGATGCCTACCCTCAACTAATGGAATAAAAAGACGCATGAAGACGGGATTGCTCTGGAAAAAATACCACTTactataaatcaaatcaaatatcaGAATATTAATAACTAAACATTTTTAATTATTAGGTAAGATAATGCTTAAGTGACATGATGACACTACCGTAATGTCTTGTATAATGCGCACAGGAAGAAGCGAAAGTGCGAAGTCCAAACAAACTAATAATTTGCTTTGGTTTAAATGGTGCGTACATAAAAACAATGAGAATAATTAATTTGTACAAAGGAAAGGAACACATAGCCTATGccaaatatataatacaattgAGAGCGCTGATTGGACGAAATTATTGtgtacctttttattttaccgTAATAGCGCATGTATGGGTGCCCACTGCCTACCCTCAAATTATTGAATATAAAGACGGGATTGCTCTGGGGAAAAAAAACACTTACTataaatctaaaccacattgAAAACATAAACATTTAAAACGTGTTTTATTGTTAGATAAGATAATATGTGGGTGACGTGATGACGCTACCGTAACTGTGTGTGTAGTGCGCAAAGGAGGAAGTGAGAACTCTATTTCCGCTGCAGCAGCGAGAGAACGGGGCACGTCAAAAAAGAAAGGAAAATGTGGGGAGGACAAGCTCAGGCGAGAGAAGGAACACAGAACTACATCTATCATCTTTGTTGATTCAGTTGCCAGgcagttgttattattatttaaaatcccAAGACGAATATCTGTCAGTTTAAGGGTCGTTTCGAGGTTAACTCGCCCCCCCCATCTTGTTCGGTGGTGGTTCGCTTTGAGGAAGCAGCTCGGCTAGCCGCAGCTGAATTAGCTCGCTGAGGAGAGATGGGGACGAGAGCAAGTCGCCTCCAGGAAGACCCGGTTTCCCCTGCGTTTGGGAAAGATGGCACGAAGCGGGATTCCTACCGACGACCCCGCTGCACCAGGCCCACCAGTCTCATGGTCGACTTCTCTGGGAGCTTCGAGGAAACGGAGGccaaccggagccggtcggaggAGGGCAGCGACTCGGACCAGCATGGGGGGGCCAGCGCGGACGGAAGCCCCGCAGACCTCCTCCACAGCAGCACCCCGTCCTCCAGTGTGAGCCCGGCGGAGGACCACCACAGCGAGGGGAAACCCGAGGAAGACGGGGATATAAGCCCGGAGCCCGCCGTGGTGGCTGAGCATCCGTCAGGAGAGGAGACAGGCCGCACGCCCCACCGCACTTTTTCCGAGCGGCTGCCCGGGAATAGGCACTCTTCCGCCCGCAGTGTGGGAGCGAGGTCCGCCCGGGTCCGAGGCTCCCACCAGCGGCCGGTGTCCGAGGCGTGGATCGGCCTGTACCGGGTGAACAACCGCCATGGCAGTGAGTTCATTGACTCTTACTTTTTGTTCCTTTTCTTAGTACAACTTAATTTCTCTCATTGTGTTTATGTATCAGAATAcctattagtcccacagagcggacatttacattgttacagcagaaaaagagcacAAAAGATAACTTAATGTTACCTAAAGCAGGCATAAAAAAGTACTAAAGATACAAAAAGAAATTATAATAGAaaagttacacattttacaaaaatacacaccCTGTAACAGTTCAGGGGATTTGACAGCCAGGTATATTGCACAGTTTTTAACGGcattatatatattgcacattggcaatatgtgcaatGCCGTTAAAAACCTGGCTGCTAACTATGTGCTATAtgatattgcacatagttggtaTTTAATAAGAGGTGTTATAGTCTGTGTGGTTCCATTTCAAGTGTACAACTTAATTTCTCTCATTGTGTTATGTATCATAATCAGAATAGGTTTTACTTCCTCTACACAAacgaggaatttgctttggtctAAATGGTGCTtacaaagacacagaaagaaaaataaattaaagtaaTATTATGAAAGCTATTTAAACACAATATTTGAACACAATATAATTTTGTGAGAAACTGAGTACagtcaaatacaaataatatacTATATTCAAAGTGGAGAGCTGTGCAGATTTAAAAATAGGTAGTGTGGACATTGGTGGCAACATTCACACCACAACAAATATTTGAATGTGTACACCTAATGGCCAAAACCCGGATTCTAATGAAAAATCAGGTCAGATGATGatatttgtttatatatattCAACATTTTCATTTGAAACACGATGTTATCAGCATGTGACatttttgttgtattgattgttttattattttccaTTAAAAACGGACCAGTGGATTTCCTTCCCAGACACACGGCACACAATATGACAGTAAAGGGTTATAGTCCTCCACACATTATGTCAGGCCACTAGTATTTTATATTCATGTCCTGTTATTATTTGTCGCATAAATAACACCTGCCTTCATACTTGGCTGATCTCCATCAGAAGTGATGCACcatgtttttacattttaagacAGCTGTCATACGTGGATTACGTGGAAGTTAAAATGTGTTAAATTACACAATACCTCAACATATAAAATGCGGGGTATAACTGCTTCCTTAAATCAGCTGCTATTTCACCGAAGACATGAGTGGGTGACGATGAGAAAATGATAGTAATATGGATATGATGGCTGAGTAGGAGGTGGGAGTCTTCATTGTTAACTTGATGCAGCCACAACAGCAATATAAAGTCAGAAATGCCTTCTAAGAAAATATCTCAAACAATATTACACCAACTCAGAGACATTTACACAACGAGTTATGAATCAAATTGTTCCCAGTGCAGGTTTCACTCGCCCCCGTCTGAAATTAAAATGGATTATTTGGGGAATTTACATTCCTGAACAGATAATCTCTTTTCCCGTGCTTACTGACTACAATCGTCAGAGACCTCATTGTAAGAAACGGAGCTGTGGCGTAAAACTGGAACTGGTGAAGACATGCTCTTTCAAATCCAAGTTAAAAACATTGAGTAACTGACCAACGGGTTTAAGTGCATTCAAAATGGGAAGCTGTGTAGGGGAAGTGAAAAAGCACCCTTTGTTTGCGTAGGGGTTTAGGGTTTAACCAAATATTAATTATTGCAACATTAAATAATGTTTTGTGATGCTGTATTGCTTCTCTAAAACAAAGTGTTGATTTCTAATAAATAGTTCATCCagtcaatacattatttaatttgtttaagATGTGGCCTCTCAGAGTACTATGATGTTACAGGGACTGTCGTGATTGCATACCAAaagtatatttgtaaacctacaTTTATGCATATAATACATGTCGTTTAATAATACGCAGTTTtcctaaaatatatttttagcaATGACAACATATCGGTGTTCTTGCAGTACTGCTGAATCATAACCCCTGTGTATCATATTGCCAAACGTTTGCCAATACACAGCGCTGGCCTGCGTTTGGAAGTCGATGACACAGAGATGGGGCTGCTGCGGTGCCAAAGCACAAAAGTGTGGTGGGTTTCCCGGGACAGCCCTCTAGCGAGAGGAGGGAAATGGGTCACAACTTCACATGCTGGGCCGGCAGCAGCTCACGGATGGAGGAGGGGAATTCAGAGCAGCGAGGCCCACTGTCTGTCCCGTCCACTCGGCCCGAGTCACTGTTTTGTTCGGTGCATGCAGTCAAATAAAGTTTCCAGTTATACTCAAAGTCACATCATCCACTCTGTCTCCGGATCTCTGAGGATGACTGCTTGTGGTTCCTTGGTTTGCCCAGAGTGTAATCTAGATCCAAACATAGCTTCAGTGTGCAACGTGATGGGCACGTCCTCTATCATTTAGGTCTCGCTGCTGTGTTAACCTCAGCTGTGCCGTGTCTCCGCAGATATCCGCTGTCCTTTCTGCTCCAAGCCTTTCCCTGGGGGTCGGATCGAGGATCACCTGCTGAGCTGCCTCACGTCTCCTCCCCTGCCATACAATAGTAAGTATCATATATCCCCAAAATGGCACAAAGCCTGTGGTTTTTAAAGCTCTGGAAACACTTACAgttgcggtgtgtgtgtgtgtgtgtgtgtgtgtgtgtgtgtgtgtgtgtgtgtgtgtgtgtgtgtgtgtgtgtgtgtgtgtgtgtgtgtgtgtgtgtgtgtgtgtgtgtgtgtgtgtgtgtgtgtgtgtgtgtgtgtgtgtgtgtgtgtgtgtgtgtgtgtgtgtgtgtgtgtgtgtgtgtgtgtgtgtgtgtgtgtgtgtgtgtgtgtgtgtgtgtgtgtgtgtgtgtgtgtgtgtgtgtgtgtgtgtgtgtgtgtgtgtgtgtgtgtgtgtgtgtgtgtgtgtgtgtgtgtgtgtgtgtgtgtgtgtgtgtgtgtgtgtgtgtgtgtgtgtgtgtgtgtgtgtgtgtgtacagcggATGTGCTCAGTAAAGACAGCGGAGAGTGCTCCATCTGTTTGGAGGATCTGATGCAGGGAGAGACCATCGCCAGGCTGGCCTGCCTCTGCGTCTACCATAAGAGGTAACAAAGTTCAGTTGATATATTtgcattataataaaatgcggAGAGACGGGTTGAAAAATGCAAATTCCGCTAGTGAGATTAAAAACAACGTTGTGCCGATGGTTGTTTCCAGATCTGGAAAAATGTGGTAACTCGGGGTAATGATTCTCTTAAATAAGGAAGCAAATTTTTTTTCTGTACTAGTGCATGTATCACTTCACATTTCTGAGCGAGGTCTATTGTCCTTTTCCAGGACCTGACGGTTTCACTTCCGAGTTATTGtcataaaaaaacgtaatattttaaCATGGGATAAAATGGATGAGTACTACACACAATCTTTTTTACTTTGTCTCAGGAAAAGATCAGCAGTGTGTTTCTTTCTTCTTATTTTACAAGTAAAATACATTAGCCAATGTGCTTTCAATAACGGCATCCTCATTACATTTGAATTAGACCTAATTAGTACTTTGTCAGCGCTTTGAAACTCCTATCAGGAAATAACC
It contains:
- the LOC117462281 gene encoding E3 ubiquitin-protein ligase znrf1; amino-acid sequence: MGTRASRLQEDPVSPAFGKDGTKRDSYRRPRCTRPTSLMVDFSGSFEETEANRSRSEEGSDSDQHGGASADGSPADLLHSSTPSSSVSPAEDHHSEGKPEEDGDISPEPAVVAEHPSGEETGRTPHRTFSERLPGNRHSSARSVGARSARVRGSHQRPVSEAWIGLYRVNNRHGNIRCPFCSKPFPGGRIEDHLLSCLTSPPLPYNTDVLSKDSGECSICLEDLMQGETIARLACLCVYHKSCIDSWSKVKPCCPEHPFD